The sequence TTACATTATCGCCCGAACCTTCGCGGCGTAATATCAGGCCGCGGCCGTATTTAACGTGGCGGACGTATGTGCCGGGAACGAGCGAATTTGGCGGCATGCTGACCTTCTGCGTCGGGCGGCCTTGCGAGCCGGCGGCTTTTAGGCGGTCGAGCGGCGTTTCCATTGGCGCCGTTGCGTACGAGGGTTGAACGCCTCCTGCTGACGCAGGAGGTTCTGCCCTGTTTGTTCCTCTATTCTTGAAAAACTCATTCACCGCATCCGCGCTGTCATACGTTTTGCCGGAATAGACATTACGCGGTTTTGGCGGTGCGGCTTCGCCGCGAAGGGCGTTTACAGCGGCTTTTGCCTGAAGCGTGCTCGCGCTGCGAGCGTATGAGAGCCACGATGAGCCCGGCGAGAGGTCGTCGATCAGTTCGAGCGGGAGCTCATTCAGAAACTGCGACGGCTCAGACGTGAATTCCGTCCCGTAGGTCCGTCGATGCATCGCGTGGGTGACATAGAGCATCTTCTCGGCCCGCGTAATGGCAACATAGGCGAGACGGCGTTCCTCTTCGAGGTCCTTTTCCTCGCTCAAGGAGCGCGAATGCGGAAAGATGCCGTCCTCGAGACCGACGAGGAAGACCACGGGAAATTCAAGCCCCTTCGCCATATGTGCCGTCATCAGCGTCACGCCCGCGCTCGAATCGTATCGGTCGGTGTCCGACGTCAATGCCGCGTGATCGATAAAATCGCGCAGGCCGTTCTCCTGCTGCTTGTCGTAATCGACGGCGGCGTTGACGAGCTCTTCGAGGTTCTCCAGCCGTGCGGCTGCCTCGTCTGTGTTCTCAGTCCGCAGCGTGTTGGCGTAGCCGGTGTCCTCGATCGCGGCGGTGACGACGTCCGAAACTGAGTAGTTCCCTGCTTCATCGGCCGCCTTCTTTATCAGGCCCTCGATCACGTCCCTGAATCCGCGAAACGCCTCTTTCGCCCTCGGCGTCATCTGCACGTCGAGCGGAAACTCTTTGTCCGTAATGCCGTGAATCGCCATCCACAGCGAAGCTCCATTGGCCTTCGCTGCCGCCTGCAATGCATCGATGCTCGTCTTACCTATGCCGCGGGCCGGCGTATTGATGACGCGGAGCAGGGCGATATCGTCGAACGGGTTTATCGCCAGCTTGAGGTACGCGATCACGTCCTTGACCTCGGCCCGCTCGTAGAACGAAAAGCCGCCGACGATGTTGTATTCGATCCGCAGGCGTCTGAGGGCCTCTTCAAATTGCCGCGATTGGGCGTTTGTGCGATACAGCACGGCGATCCGATCCGAGAGGCTCCGGCGTTGGTGTTCTTCGATCTTTGACGCCACAAATCTCGCCTCGGTGTCGCCGTCGTAGGCCTGGTAATACAAAATCCGTTCGCCGCCTGCATTGGCGGTCCATAGCTTCTTTTTCTTTTGGTTGACGTTATTCGCGATGATCGCGTCCGCAGCGTCCAGTATCGTCTGGGTCGAGCGGTAATTCTGCTCAAGCAATATGACCTTCGCGGTCGGATAATGGTTCTCAAATTCGAGGATGTTGCGAATATCGGCCTGCCGAAACCCGTAAATGCTCTGCGCGTCGTCGCCGACGACACAAATGTTCTGCTGCTTCTCGGTCAGGTAGCTGATGAGGGCGAACTGCAGCGCGTTCGTGTCCTGGTACTCATCAACAAGGATGTATTTGTAGCGGTCGTTGTACTTCTCGCGAGTCTCGGGCGATGAGCGGAGGAGTTTGACGGTCTTGATGAGCAGGTCGTCAAAATCAAGCGCGTTCGCCGTCAACAGCCGCTCGTCGTACATGCGGAAGATCTTCGCGATCGTCGCCTTTTTCTCATCGCCGTATTCGATCTTCGACGCAAACATCTCGTGGTCCTCGCCGCGATTTTTGGCAGCGGAGATCGCATTGCGGACATTACGCGGCGGCGTTTGCTTGTCGTCGAGGCCGAGGTCCTTGATGATCCCCTTGATGACCTTGGTCGAATCGTCCGTGTCGTAGATCGTGAACGAGCGTTTGTAGCCTTCTTCAAGCTTTTCGATATCGGCCCTCAGGATACGGACGCACAAACTGTGGAAGGTCGAGATCAGCGGGGCTGACGGCAGTTTTTCGCCCCGCAACAGGTTCTCGACCCGCTCGCGCATCTCGCCAGCGGCCTTATTGGTGAACGTCACCGCCAGAATGTTGTGCGGTGGAACACCTTTTTCCGCAATAAGATACGCAATTCGCACCGTGATCACGCGCGTCTTGCCCGAGCCCGCACCCGCGAGAATAAGCAGCGACCCGTCCGTCGCCTGCACGGCCTCGGCCTGTTGTGGGTTTAGTGAACTTAGAAGATCCATTCGGATTAACTGATAACTGATAACTGACAACTGATAACTACTTGATCAGCGCCTGTATCTCCTTGAATTTGTCGTGTTTAGCGTCGCGCATAAGTTCAAACAAGGCCATTTCGACGGATGATGCGATCACTCCGCTCGAGCGCATCTTTTCGAGGCCGGCGGCTTTGTTCTCCTCGAATCGAGAGCACACGGCGTCGGTCAGCAGGTGCACCTGAAAGCCGCGATCGAGCAGGTCGTGTGCCGTTTGATTGACGCAAACATGCGTTTCTAGACCGCATAAAACGACCTGTTTTATGCCGAGTTCCTCCAATCTGGCGACAAAAGCGTCTGCACCGCACGAGCTAAAGGCTGCTTTCTCGAATATCTCGACGTCGTCCGGTAGGACGAGGCGTATCTCCTCGGCCGTATTGCCGAGGCCTTTGGGATACTGCTCGGTCACCAATACCGGCAGTTCGAGCGCCAAAAAGCCGCTAACGGCCGTCGAGACCTTGATCGCGAGCGTCTCAAAATCGGGAATGACGTGGCGGAATGCCTCTTGAACGTCGACGACGATCAGAGCGGCCTGGTTTGGCTGTAAGATGTTTGGATGCAATGATTTGCCTCTAATTCCCGGGCCGGCTGTCCCGCCGCTGTCCCGCACCTCGGCGGGACAGTCTAAATATTCATTACAAATGAGTTACGGCAACAAACAGGTCGTGTCTCACCGGTTTTGAAAAAAAATCTGGCCGCCTCGCTGTCCCGCTGCTGTCCCGCACACCGGTGGGACACCTTAACCGATTGAAAACACGGTGGTTACGAGTGAAAAATGTCCGTGTCCCACCCATTTTTGAAAAAAATTCGTGGCCCCGTTGCTTTTGACCCCAATTCACGGAAACAATTGTAGCACATATGCAACATCTTGTCAAGAAACAACCGTCCATGGCCGTGTCTGCATTCGTGCATTCGTGGCTATTCTCGCTCTCGGAAGAATAAGCCACGAGGGCACGAATAACTCCAAACTAAGACGCTACGACTATTCTTCCCCGCGTGCGGCCATCTTTTCCGCCTCGCTGGCCGCCTTTTCCCGCATTTCTTTGCGATAGGTCTTGAAGAAAAAATAAACCGCCGCC is a genomic window of Chloracidobacterium sp. containing:
- a CDS encoding isochorismatase family protein codes for the protein MHPNILQPNQAALIVVDVQEAFRHVIPDFETLAIKVSTAVSGFLALELPVLVTEQYPKGLGNTAEEIRLVLPDDVEIFEKAAFSSCGADAFVARLEELGIKQVVLCGLETHVCVNQTAHDLLDRGFQVHLLTDAVCSRFEENKAAGLEKMRSSGVIASSVEMALFELMRDAKHDKFKEIQALIK
- a CDS encoding UvrD-helicase domain-containing protein — protein: MDLLSSLNPQQAEAVQATDGSLLILAGAGSGKTRVITVRIAYLIAEKGVPPHNILAVTFTNKAAGEMRERVENLLRGEKLPSAPLISTFHSLCVRILRADIEKLEEGYKRSFTIYDTDDSTKVIKGIIKDLGLDDKQTPPRNVRNAISAAKNRGEDHEMFASKIEYGDEKKATIAKIFRMYDERLLTANALDFDDLLIKTVKLLRSSPETREKYNDRYKYILVDEYQDTNALQFALISYLTEKQQNICVVGDDAQSIYGFRQADIRNILEFENHYPTAKVILLEQNYRSTQTILDAADAIIANNVNQKKKKLWTANAGGERILYYQAYDGDTEARFVASKIEEHQRRSLSDRIAVLYRTNAQSRQFEEALRRLRIEYNIVGGFSFYERAEVKDVIAYLKLAINPFDDIALLRVINTPARGIGKTSIDALQAAAKANGASLWMAIHGITDKEFPLDVQMTPRAKEAFRGFRDVIEGLIKKAADEAGNYSVSDVVTAAIEDTGYANTLRTENTDEAAARLENLEELVNAAVDYDKQQENGLRDFIDHAALTSDTDRYDSSAGVTLMTAHMAKGLEFPVVFLVGLEDGIFPHSRSLSEEKDLEEERRLAYVAITRAEKMLYVTHAMHRRTYGTEFTSEPSQFLNELPLELIDDLSPGSSWLSYARSASTLQAKAAVNALRGEAAPPKPRNVYSGKTYDSADAVNEFFKNRGTNRAEPPASAGGVQPSYATAPMETPLDRLKAAGSQGRPTQKVSMPPNSLVPGTYVRHVKYGRGLILRREGSGDNVKLTVSFPGFGQKKLIEKFANLEKD